The proteins below are encoded in one region of Corvus hawaiiensis isolate bCorHaw1 chromosome 3, bCorHaw1.pri.cur, whole genome shotgun sequence:
- the LOC125323413 gene encoding TOG array regulator of axonemal microtubules protein 2-like isoform X2, with protein sequence MKKKGMETQKDEHPSVEKPVKKRSDGSKKPQATLPSSKRVKSTSDGRLLRRPKAQVTLPPAVEETEPLQKLYNLLEAKEFKTRMEGVALLLDLCKSSPQLVSTNTVQIFDYFVPRLGDTHKKVKQKALDVLAEIVGILKDGLNPVIICLVEGITNNLNSKDPGVYAAAVKALEESMAHLALVAWVYPRSPEVVQRYALPVLWSFLGNKALPVRSANVRTVVTKLACALYKVMGAKLRKHAASQPPHVRENLSDILGW encoded by the exons atgaagaagaaa GGGATGGAAACGCAGAAGGATGAACACCCATCTGTCgagaagcctgtgaagaagaggagcgatggctcgaagaagccccaggccacattgccttctagtaaacg ggTGAAGTCTACCTCTGATGGACGCCTCCTACGCCGCCCAAAAGCCCAGGTCACGTTACCTCCGGCTGTGGAAGAAACGGAGCCGCTCCAGAAGCTGTACaatctcctggaagccaaggagtttaagacacggatggaaggagtggcactcctcctagacctgtgcaaaagcagcccccagctcgtcTCCACTAACACTGTCCAA atttttgattattttgtcccGAGACTTGGTGATACgcacaagaaagtgaagcagaaggcgCTGGACGTGCTGGCTGAAATCGTAGGCATCCTGAAAGATGGCTTAAACCCGGTGATCATCTGTCTGGttgaaggaataacaaacaaCCTAAACTCAAAGGACCCCGGGGTTTATGCCGCAGCTGTGAAAGCGCTGGAAGAATCCATGGCTCACTTAG CGCTTGTGGCATGGGTTTATCCCAGGAGCCCCGAAGTCGTCCAGCGCTacgccctgcccgtgctctggTCCTTCCTGGGGAACAAGGCGCTGCCTGTCCGAAGCGCCAATGTCCGCACTGTGGTCACCAAGCTTGCCTGCGCCCTCTACAAGGTGATGGGCGCCAAGCTGAGGAagcatgctgccagccagcctccgCATGTGCGGGAAAACCTCTCCGACATTTTGGGCTGGTGA
- the LOC125323413 gene encoding uncharacterized protein LOC125323413 isoform X1, protein MKKKGMETQKDEHPSVEKPVKKRSDGSKKPQATLPSSKRVKSTSDGRLLRRPKAQVTLPPAVEETEPLQKLYNLLEAKEFKTRMEGVALLLDLCKSSPQLVSTNTVQIFDYFVPRLGDTHKKVKQKALDVLAEIVGILKDGLNPVIICLVEGITNNLNSKDPGVYAAAVKALEESMAHLGKAEPWHGLSSSVSLPLRVKRTLSALTAVVVCGNLQLTSTRSCAGAVLTHQSPSRLECASAFPKSPRSPWLCAACLKRKCWTTALLEFRAKGIFGVCLGPS, encoded by the exons atgaagaagaaa GGGATGGAAACGCAGAAGGATGAACACCCATCTGTCgagaagcctgtgaagaagaggagcgatggctcgaagaagccccaggccacattgccttctagtaaacg ggTGAAGTCTACCTCTGATGGACGCCTCCTACGCCGCCCAAAAGCCCAGGTCACGTTACCTCCGGCTGTGGAAGAAACGGAGCCGCTCCAGAAGCTGTACaatctcctggaagccaaggagtttaagacacggatggaaggagtggcactcctcctagacctgtgcaaaagcagcccccagctcgtcTCCACTAACACTGTCCAA atttttgattattttgtcccGAGACTTGGTGATACgcacaagaaagtgaagcagaaggcgCTGGACGTGCTGGCTGAAATCGTAGGCATCCTGAAAGATGGCTTAAACCCGGTGATCATCTGTCTGGttgaaggaataacaaacaaCCTAAACTCAAAGGACCCCGGGGTTTATGCCGCAGCTGTGAAAGCGCTGGAAGAATCCATGGCTCACTTAGgtaaggctgagccctggcatggactctcctcaagtgtgtctctgcctctgcgagtcaagagaacgctgagtgccttgacagctgttgttgtctgtggaaacctccagctgacatccaccagaagctgtgcaggtgcagtccTTACGCACCAGTCCCCCAGCAGGCTTGAATGTGCatcagcatttcccaaaagtcccaggagcccttggctctgtgctgcttgtctgaagaggaagtgctggactacagctttgctggaattcagggccaaagggatttttggagtttgCCTGGGCCCCAGTTGA